A portion of the Echeneis naucrates chromosome 5, fEcheNa1.1, whole genome shotgun sequence genome contains these proteins:
- the oser1 gene encoding oxidative stress-responsive serine-rich protein 1: protein MEAGGKDCEEETLQTAFKKLRVDAESVPGAVSVSEALAPRGAPRPGLDTSGVKPKLSCPKDNWHGCMRKSSRGASRTQRRRRSKSPILHPPKFTYCSTTAASSLSPPSGCLKHQRLVVPEPVEPHPAVDGRTASSAAIPAQKELSSSGTAGHISPLVFGSCAAYETHIGAAQEIHSVITTAAASSRQDGGSGDAKSSEEGGSEKSACDGAESAAQRSRPAEVADFRSLSELHCSADGPRVTCSCVQRSSSDSQEESGQSAECQCPLHHRGWHGVEVYSFTGLRNVISECESSLPSHEDSPRTLGANNNAATASPPSSSSSLSSGSPRSCSEQARGYVDDITIEDLSGYMEYYLYIPKKMSHMAEMMYT, encoded by the exons TGTACCTGGAGCTGTGAGTGTTTCAGAGGCGTTGGCCCCGAGAGGAGCACCGAGACCTGGTCTTGACACCAGCGGAGTGAAGCCCAAGCTCAGCTGCCCGAAGGACAACTGGCATGG CTGCATGAGGAAAAGTTCCAGAGGGGCATCCAGAACCCAGCGGCGCCGGAGATCCAAGTCCCCCATCCTCCACCCCCCAAAGTTCACCTACTGCAGCACCACTGCAGCCTCTTCACTGTCGCCCCCCAGTGGCTGCCTGAAGCACCAGCGTCTGGTGGTGCCTGAGCCCGTGGAGCCCCATCCTGCCGTCGATGGAAGAACAGCCTCTTCTGCTGCTATCCCGGCCCAGAAAGAGCTCTCATCCTCGGGCACGGCCGGCCACATCTCCCCTCTGGTCTTTGGATCTTGTGCCGCGTATGAGACGCACATTGGAGCTGCACAGGAGATCCACTCTGTCATCACTACTGCTGCGGCATCATCGAGGCAGGATGGAGGCTCTGGGGACGCCAAGTCGAGTGAGGAGGGAGGCTCAGAGAAAAGTGCCTGTGACGGGGCAGAGTCTGCAGCTCAGCGATCCAGACCAGCTGAGGTCGCTGACTTCCGATCTTTATCCGAGCTCCACTGCTCTGCAGACGGCCCCCGTGTGACCTGTTCCTGCGTCCAGAGGAGCAGCTCTGATTCCCAGGAGGAGAGCGGGCAGAGTGCCGAATGTCAGTGTCCGTTGCATCATCGGGGCTGGCACGGTGTGGAAGTGTACTCCTTCACGGGGCTACGCAACGTCATCTCGGAGTGTGAGAGCAGCCTGCCGAGCCACGAAGACAGCCCCAGAACTCTCGGCGCCAACAATAACGCCGCCACAGCTTCGCCACCTTCGTCGTCGTCATCACTGTCGTCGGGCTCTCCTCGCTCGTGTTCGGAGCAGGCGCGAGGCTACGTGGACGACATCACGATAGAGGACCTTTCTGGCTACATGGAGTATTATCTATACATCCCCAAGAAAATGTCACACATGGCTGAGATGAtgtacacttaa